The proteins below come from a single Drosophila busckii strain San Diego stock center, stock number 13000-0081.31 chromosome X, ASM1175060v1, whole genome shotgun sequence genomic window:
- the LOC108606653 gene encoding serine/threonine-protein kinase par-1 encodes MSVCQESTEVTDSECVSEQSEPAAAAVKSDAGIAEKQPQAKEQSEVNGAKELERKREREREREREREREHEAESALLVSTRNVLDAVAAPSIDALVACKDVLLAQKLFASGSSGPKELLKLKEPMRVGFYDIERTIGKGNFAVVKLARHRITKNEVAIKIIDKSQLDETNLQKVYREVEIMKKLKHPHIIKLYQVMETKNMIYIVSEYASQGEIFDYIAKYGRMMESAARFKFWQIISAVEYCHKKCIVHRDLKAENLLLDFNMNIKIADFGFSNHFKPGELLATWCGSPPYAAPEVFEGKQYTGPEIDIWSLGVVLYVLVCGALPFDGSTLQSLRDRVLSGRFRIPFFLSSECEHLIRRMLVLEPTRRYTIEQIKRHRWMCPERLEHTLIAKYNLNMERQAVLEPSEDILRIMSEYVGISPDKTRASLKKHTYDHVAAIYLLLQDRVTHKKEQSKPSGEAADLTRPLYKRKSQAQLALEQLPTQQLLQLQQMHQQQQQQQQQQQQTKTISTSILAKESTHKRLSRHQTVLMSERNTADPYYAIKQQAMPTHPHPHTPSHAHVPSHAHSHVHAQAHARYLNGDAGGGGIQAPTLPTRYTPLAAASSCSSGSSRLSQHSLGSCSSRRPVAISLSIDSNSSCPITQMRCRELLLNASSQQLEQLPPPTPTSTPTPTPTPVKASSVGKQQQLQHTISEYIIKQSNEDCRQLLQQSTAIAETKEEDNMPHTQPQEEEEQQPVELNNKTQTIKPMSNSSSFDSSANLNQSFRYKMSAEANRLFQTLQESPLPLEKSRRKASDAGKAASVTNGDGRDRKCGEKKVLAQGSSSTDEGCETDQGNDQATKEGSQSSTDLTSAQTTRMRSYASSSSSSGVLAGSYSKSLSQNLSRGSSKSNCSAYESLDFVLPPVPDMAGSLPSCMSNSMLAAAAAAAAAAGTAANSSEHSSERSLYSSHNSCIHMPSALSLLTSATPASASAAGPTATPPNQSPAPPPFADKRSPIHFREGRRASDGLVAQGLLSSSSLLGTSRVYGSYRYEQAKRHNWLELQQLQHHHHQQQQQEAAHAHAHTYGHGHHGHAHAHAHAHHHAHFPLEELNLANCQFSHGQFYAMPGKPHHTLHHLHHPLQQQQHAYAAAPAPVAPLLLDATSELYAGPGHALYAAPPPPPPAAGIYSHSMPQHQHLSPLQKPPLQQQLLQHRLLQQKRQLFQKQYALEAQLAGRHHHHHHHNHAHLHYNHGLLHPPAAAPEQHLADELYELAMLDRPRSGPPRLQHSLTMPGSHAFSQMNLKTSYINQPAPPDAAVSPAPTTASSSSEAGAAAAAVPAPVPSSTPPATPPQALHHGGGDGDFHVRAAATTPVLSLFTPGWQTLVKPLSESPILEMSEHLESV; translated from the exons ATGAGCGTGTGCCAGGAGTCAACGGAGGTCACGGATAGCGAGTGCGTGTCGGAGCAGAGTgagccggcagcagcagcagtaaagtCTGATGCCGGCATTGCCGAAAAGCAGCCTCAAGCCAAAGAGCAGTCAGAAGTCAATGGAGCCAAAGAGCTGGAAAGGAAacgtgagcgtgagcgtgagcgtgagcgtgaacGTGAACGTGAGCATGAAGCGGAGTCCGCCTTGCTGGTCAGCACGCGCAATGTGCTGGACGCAGTGGCAGCACCCTCCATAGATGCGTTGGTTGCCTGCAAAGATGTGCTGCTGGCGCAAAAGCTTttcgccagcggcagcagtggACCCAAGGAGCTGCTCAAGCTGAAGGAGCCGATGCGTGTGGGCTTCTATGACATTGAGCGCACCATAGGCAAGGGTAACTTTGCAGTGGTCAAGCTGGCGCGGCATCGCATTACCAAGAACGAGGTGGCCATTAAGATTATAGACAAATCGCAGCTGGACGAAACCAATCTGCAGAAGGTCTATCGCGAGGTGGAGATCATGAAGAAGCTCAAGCATCCGCATATTATCAAACTGTACCAG GTAATGGAAACCAAGAACATGATCTATATAGTATCGGAGTATGCCAGCCAGGGCGAGATTTTCG ATTATATAGCCAAGTATGGCCGCATGATGGAGTCGGCGGCACGTTTCAAGTTCTGGCAAATTATCTCAGCTGTGGAGTACTGCCATAAAAAGTGCATTGTGCATCGTGATCTCAAGGCGGAAAATCTGCTGCTCGACTTcaatatgaatattaaaattgccGACTTTGGTTTCTCCAATCATTTCAAGCCGGGCGAACTGCTGGCCACCTGGTGCGGCTCGCCGCCCTATGCGGCGCCAGAAGTCTTCGAGGGCAAGCAGTACACGGGACCAGAGATAGACATATGG TCTCTTGGCGTTGTACTCTATGTGCTCGTGTGTGGTGCTCTGCCCTTTGATGGCTCCACGCTGCAGAGTCTGCGGGATCGGGTGCTCTCTGGTCGCTTTCGCATTCCCTTCTTCCTGAGCTCGGAGTGTGAGCATCTTATACGGCGCATGCTGGTGCTGGAGCCGACGCGTCGCTATACCATTGAGCAAATTAAGCGGCATCGCTGGATGTGCCCGGAGCGCTTGGAGCATACGCTCATAGCCAAATATAATCTCAATATGGAGCGGCAGGCGGTGCTGGAGCCCAGTGAGGATATTCTACGCATTATGTCTGAATATGTGGGCATTTCGCCGGATAAGACACGTGCCAGCTTAAAGAAGCACACCTATGACCATGTGGCTGCcatatatttgctgctgcaggatCGTGTGACACACAAAAAGGAGCAGAGCAAACCAAGTGGTGAAGCCGCTGATCTCACTCGACCGCTCTACAAGCGAAAATCGCAGGCGCAGCTGGCATTGGAGCAGCTGCCCacgcagcagctgttgcagctacaacagatgcatcaacaacagcaacagcaacagcagcagcaacaacaaaccaagACAATATCCACCTCGATTCTGGCCAAGGAATCGACACACAAAAGACTTAGCCGCCATCAGACAGTTTTGATGAGTGAGCGCAACACTGCCGATCCCTATTATGCGATCAAGCAGCAGGCCATGCCAAcgcatccacatccacatacTCCTAGTCATGCCCATGTCCCTAGTCACGCCCACAGCCACGTCCATGCGCAAGCCCATGCGCGTTATTTAAATGGCGacgccggcggcggcggcattcAGGCGCCCACGCTGCCCACACGCTATACACCCTTGgcggcagccagcagctgctcctccgGCTCCTCGCGCTTGAGTCAACACAGCCTCGGCTCCTGCTCTTCGCGCCGTCCGGTTGCCATCTCGCTGAGcattgacagcaacagcagctgtccCATAACGCAAATGCGCTGCcgcgagctgctgctcaatgccagcagtcagcagctggagcagctgcctCCACCGACGCCCACGTccacacccacgcccacgcccacgccggTTAAAGCTTCCTCtgttggcaagcagcagcagctgcagcacacgATTAGCGAGTACATCATCAAGCAGAGCAATGAGGActgccgccagctgctgcagcaatccACAGCCATTGCAGAGACCAAGGAGGAGGacaacatgccacacacacagccgcaggaggaggaggagcagcagcccgTCGAGCTTAATAATAAGACACAGACAATAAAACCCATGTCCAACTCGAGCAGCTTTGACTCGAGCGCCAATCTCAATCAAAGCTTCCGCTACAAAATGTCAGCCGAGGCGAACCGACTGTTCCAAACGCTGCAGGAGAGTCCGCTGCCGCTGGAG AAATCCAGACGCAAGGCAAGCGACGCTGGCAAAGCAGCGTCCGTTACCAATGGCGATGG ACGCGATCGAAAGTGTGGGGAGAAGAAGGTGCTCGCCCAAGGCAGCTCCAGCACGGATGAGGGCTGCGAAACGGATCAGGGCAACGACCAGGCCACCAAGGAGGGCTCACAGTCTTCCACAGACTTGACCAGCGCACAGACCACACGCATGCGTTCatatgccagcagcagcagttccagTGGCGTATTGGCCGGCAGTTACTCCAAGAGCTTGAGTCAGAATTTGAGTCGCGGCTCTTCCaagagcaactgcagcgccTATGAGAGTTTGGACTTTGTGCTGCCGCCGGTGCCGGACATGGCGGGCAGTCTGCCCAGCTGCATGAGCAACTCTATGCtggctgcagcggcggcggcggcggcggccgcTGGCACAGCAGCCAACTCCAGCGAGCATTCCTCGGAGCGTTCGCTCTATAGTAGTCACAACTCTTGCATCCACATGCCCAGCGCCTTGAGTCTGCTGACGTCAGCTAcaccagcttcagcttcagcagcaggTCCAACAGCAACGCCACCCAACCAGTCGCCGGCGCCGCCGCCCTTCGCCGACAAGCGTTCGCCCATACACTTTCGCGAGGGACGCCGCGCCAGCGACGGCCTGGTGGCCCAGGGTCTGCTCAGCTCCAGCTCGCTGCTGGGCACAAGTCGCGTCTATGGCAGCTATCGCTATGAGCAGGCCAAGCGTCATAACTggcttgagctgcagcagctgcagcatcatcatcatcagcagcagcagcaggaggcggcgcacgcccacgcccacacctaTGGTCATGGTCATCATGGTCATGCCCATGCGCATGCCCACGCCCATCACCATGCTCACTTTCCCCTGGAGGAGCTCAATCTGGCCAATTGTCAATTTTCTCATGGTCAATTCTATGCCATGCCCGGCAAGCCTCATCACACACTGCATCATCTACATCATccgctccagcagcagcagcatgcgtacgctgcagcgccagctccagTCGCGCCACTGCTACTCGATGCCACCAGCGAACTCTACGCTGGCCCTGGCCATGCTCTGTATGCAgctccgccgccgccgccgccagccgCTGGCATCTACTCGCACTCCATGCCACAGCATCAGCACTTGTCGCCGCTCCAGaagccgccgctgcagcagcagctgctccaacaTCGCCTGCTCCAGCAGAAGCGTCAGCTCTTCCAAAAACAATATGCGCTGGAGGCGCAGCTGGCGGGTCGccatcatcaccatcatcatcacaaCCACGCGCACTTGCACTACAATCATGGACTGCTGCATCCGCCCGCAGCCGCTCCAGAGCAACATCTGGCCGACGAGCTCTATGAGCTGGCCATGCTGGATCGTCCACGCAGCGGACCGCCGCGTCTGCAGCACTCGTTGACCATGCCGGGCTCGCATGCCTTTAGCCAAATGAATCTGAAGACCAGCTACATCAATCAGCCAGCCCCGCCGGATGCAGCTGTGAGTCCCGCTCCAACTACTGCATCCTCATCATCggaagcaggagcagcagcagctgcagtgccAGCGCCAGTGCCGTCCAGCACGCCACCAGCTACGCCACCGCAGGCTTTGCACCATGGAGGCGGCGATGGCGACTTCCATGTGCGAGCGGCGGCAACTACGCCCGTGTTGAGTCTGTTCACGCCCGGGTGGCAGACGCTGGTGAAGCCGCTTAGCGAAAGTCCTATACTGGAAATGTCGGAGCATCTGGAGTCGGTCTGA